From Cellulomonas dongxiuzhuiae, the proteins below share one genomic window:
- a CDS encoding carboxylesterase family protein produces the protein MGATRIRVGTAACLLGAVTLVAGACSTGTPQDAASTSPPTSSPPTASGTAGAAASPSLETLQQDVLPQFEERSFDEPEVDLPVGYNLFLPADFDSGTQYPMVLFVSDSTRIGDAVPAPSTQYGALIWASPQMQADHPAIVVVPQYPDLVVADLEGRGTTDYVDLTARLVRSVQEAYQVDKERTYATGQGLGAATVLRLAAQQPELFAAELVVGGQTSKPDLAGLADATFVSVATGDDAGSQDAIRSVLDTQDESYRTASWDATWTQDRLADAARELLASDDDAYLVTIDGTPTPTATAGVDARPAYQQVYEIGPLRDWLLAQDD, from the coding sequence ATGGGGGCGACGAGGATCAGGGTGGGCACCGCTGCGTGCCTGCTGGGTGCGGTGACGCTGGTGGCCGGTGCGTGCAGCACCGGCACACCGCAGGACGCGGCGTCGACGAGCCCGCCCACCAGCAGTCCCCCGACGGCGAGCGGTACGGCCGGCGCCGCCGCGAGCCCGTCGCTCGAGACCCTGCAGCAGGACGTGCTCCCGCAGTTCGAGGAGCGGTCGTTCGACGAGCCGGAGGTCGACCTGCCGGTGGGCTACAACCTGTTCCTGCCGGCGGACTTCGACTCCGGTACGCAGTACCCGATGGTCCTGTTCGTGTCGGACTCCACGCGCATCGGCGACGCCGTGCCGGCGCCCTCGACGCAGTACGGCGCGCTCATCTGGGCGAGCCCGCAGATGCAGGCCGACCACCCGGCGATCGTCGTCGTGCCGCAGTACCCCGACCTCGTCGTCGCCGACCTCGAGGGCCGCGGCACGACCGACTACGTCGACCTCACGGCTCGGCTCGTCCGGTCCGTGCAGGAGGCGTACCAGGTCGACAAGGAGCGCACGTACGCGACCGGGCAGGGCCTCGGGGCCGCGACGGTCCTGCGGCTGGCCGCCCAGCAGCCCGAGCTGTTCGCGGCCGAGCTGGTCGTCGGCGGCCAGACCAGCAAGCCCGACCTCGCCGGGCTCGCCGACGCGACGTTCGTGTCCGTCGCGACCGGCGACGACGCCGGCTCCCAGGACGCCATCCGTTCCGTGCTCGACACGCAGGACGAGAGCTACCGGACGGCATCGTGGGACGCGACGTGGACGCAGGACCGCCTCGCCGACGCGGCGCGCGAGCTGCTCGCGTCCGACGACGACGCGTACCTCGTGACGATCGACGGCACCCCGACCCCGACCGCGACGGCCGGCGTCGACGCGCGGCCGGCGTACCAGCAGGTCTACGAGATCGGCCCGCTGCGCGACTGGCTGCTCGCCCAGGACGACTGA